A window from Triplophysa dalaica isolate WHDGS20190420 chromosome 3, ASM1584641v1, whole genome shotgun sequence encodes these proteins:
- the trim110 gene encoding E3 ubiquitin/ISG15 ligase TRIM25 isoform X1 gives MHTEGHCESDGMISQLSVRGIVCREKQQGQFVMSSMEEIHMCPMCRDLVGQAQPFPCGHSLCPACVRDAWRQSAGSDRGRFVCSLCLEERGVVVCDCCSQEESDDDQTCAAVKTCLRCEVSLCEQHLIPHLQRPAYRTHLLVEPLTDMSRRRCPAHQEVFRYYCIDDMEYVCAECILEGQHAQHLVKGMRKMEEEYKGTLQNRFKRAEEKLKQGEHMLQEHHNTFHTIIQDSSMSDVSQVLQMGSALQAQVDRLVSAVTNITEQERQLALERVQEDFSRVREDLKQTENMHRFLGSLLEESDPFLLIWAFQSEDSQMMAELDTPVFTPAQPNMNKKRVIENIENKYREFIAEILRCLVELKRDLLSSPLIMDRNSAHPLLNVSDHLRSVTRLKKRVSVPEHPDRFDHWCQVISCQMFSSGTHYWELEVEGFWDIAVTYRSIARKAKEGTAFGCNKISWSLTQQHDRKLAAWHNRKKTRLSTIMSGNHLAVVLDYDSGSITFSEVGPSSTLLPLHKFSTTFAQPVCLGFGLYKPELNSRVTILKKI, from the exons TTGTCATGAGCTCCATGGAAGAAATTCACATGTGCCCCATGTGTCGTGACCTAGTCGGTCAGGCCCAGCCATTTCCCTGCGGCCACAGCTTATGTCCAGCTTGTGTACGAGACGCTTGGAGGCAGAGTGCCGGCTCGGATAGAGGAAGATTTGTGTGTTCGCTGTGTCTGGAGGAGCGAGGGGTGGTGGTCTGTGACTGCTGTTCACAAGAGGAGAGTGACGATGATCAGACATGTGCCGCTGTGAAGACCTGCCTGCGCTGTGAGGTCTCTCTGTGCGAGCAGCACCTGATACCGCATCTACAGCGGCCCGCTTACAGAACACACCTGTTAGTAGAGCCGCTGACCGACATGTCCCGCCGCAGGTGTCCCGCTCATCAGGAAGTTTTTCGTTACTACTGCATAGATGATATGGAGTACGTCTGCGCAGAATGCATCCTAGAAGGACAGCATGCTCAACACCTGGTCAAAGGGATGAGAAAGATGGAAGAGGAATATAAA GGCACACTACAGAACCGTTTCAAGAGAGCTGAAGAGAAATTAAAGCAAGGAGAACACATGCTTCAAGAACATCATAACACTTTTCACACCATCATA caGGACTCCTCTATGAGTGATGTCTCGCAGGTGTTACAGATGGGCTCGGCCCTGCAGGCTCAGGTGGACAGATTAGTGTCGGCTGTGACAAACATCACCGAGCAGGAGAGACAGCTGGCATTAGAGAGGGTTCAAGAGGATTTCAGCAGAGTGAGAGAAGACCTCAAACAAACTGAGAACATGCACAGATTCCTGGGCTCCCTGCTTGAAGAGAGCGACCCCTTCCTGTTAATCTGG GCATTTCAGTCGGAGGATTCACA GATGATGGCAGAACTCGACACGCCAGTGTTCACACCAGCTCAGCCAAACATGAACAAGAAACGTGTCATCGagaatattgaaaataaatatagagaGTTTATAGCTGAGATCCTGCGCTGCCTGGTTGAACTCAAGAGAGACCTCT TAAGCAGCCCTTTAATAATGGACAGAAACTCAGCCCATCCTCTACTAAATGTTTCCGATCATCTGCGATCAGTGACGAGGCTCAAGAAGCGTGTGTCTGTCCCTGAGCATCCTGACCGCTTCGACCACTGGTGTCAGGTGATCTCCTGTCAGATGTTTTCTTCAGGAACGCACTACTGGGAGCTGGAGGTGGAGGGTTTCTGGGATATAGCAGTGACCTACCGCAGCATAGCGAGGAAAGCCAAGGAGGGGACGGCGTTCGGCTGCAACAAG ATATCCTGGAGTCTCACACAGCAACATGACAGGAAACTCGCTGCCTGGCACAACCGAAAGAAAACTCGCCTTTCCACAATAATGTCTGGCAACCACTTGGCAGTCGTCCTGGACTATGATTCTGGCTCCATCACTTTCTCAGAGGTGGGGCCTTCATCCACGCTCCTCCCCCTGCACAAGTTCAGCACCACCTTCGCACAGCCCGTCTGCCTGGGCTTTGGCCTCTACAAACCAGAGCTGAACAGCAGGGTCACCATCCTCAAGAAGATATGA
- the cbln12 gene encoding cerebellin 12 has translation MLVKTSGEIMKTVSPGSSRFLVGLIWCLLILMGPLVARGQNDTEPIVLEGKCLVVCDSTPSSEPAGNALGMSVRSGTGRVAFSATRQTNHEPTDMSNRTMIIYFDQILVNIGSHFDQESSIFLAPRRGVYSFNFHVVKAYNRQTIQVSLMLNGWPTISAFAGDQDVTREAATNAGLVIMERGDKVYLKLERGNLMGGWKYSTFSGFLVFPL, from the exons ATGTTAGTGAAGACTTCAGGAGAAATAATGAAGACAGTGTCGCCCGGCTCTAGTAGGTTTCTCGTTGGGTTGATATGGTGTCTATTGATTCTAATGGGTCCCCTAGTGGCGCGAGGACAAAACGACACGGAGCCCATAGTGCTGGAGGGCAAGTGTCTGGTGGTCTGCGACTCGACGCCCTCCTCGGAGCCAGCGGGAAATGCACTGGGGATGTCAGTGCGCTCAGGTACCGGCCGCGTGGCCTTCTCCGCCACACGCCAAACCAACCATGAGCCCACAGATATGAGCAATCGCACCATGATCATCTACTTCGACCAG ATCTTGGTGAACATTGGTAGTCATTTCGACCAGGAGAGCAGCATCTTTCTCGCTCCACGCCGAGGGGTGTACAGCTTCAATTTCCACGTGGTGAAGGCTTACAACAGACAAACCATTCAG GTGAGCTTAATGCTGAACGGATGGCCGACGATCTCCGCTTTTGCTGGAGATCAGGATGTGACGCGGGAGGCCGCCACTAACGCCGGGCTTGTGATCATGGAGAGAGGGGACAAGGTTTACCTCAAACTAGAGAGAGGCAACTTAATGGGAGGCTGGAAGTACTCCACCTTTTCGGGCTTCCTGGTCTTCCCGTTGTGA
- the trim110 gene encoding E3 ubiquitin/ISG15 ligase TRIM25 isoform X2, whose translation MHTEGHCESDGMISQLSVRGIVCREKQQVVMSSMEEIHMCPMCRDLVGQAQPFPCGHSLCPACVRDAWRQSAGSDRGRFVCSLCLEERGVVVCDCCSQEESDDDQTCAAVKTCLRCEVSLCEQHLIPHLQRPAYRTHLLVEPLTDMSRRRCPAHQEVFRYYCIDDMEYVCAECILEGQHAQHLVKGMRKMEEEYKGTLQNRFKRAEEKLKQGEHMLQEHHNTFHTIIQDSSMSDVSQVLQMGSALQAQVDRLVSAVTNITEQERQLALERVQEDFSRVREDLKQTENMHRFLGSLLEESDPFLLIWAFQSEDSQMMAELDTPVFTPAQPNMNKKRVIENIENKYREFIAEILRCLVELKRDLLSSPLIMDRNSAHPLLNVSDHLRSVTRLKKRVSVPEHPDRFDHWCQVISCQMFSSGTHYWELEVEGFWDIAVTYRSIARKAKEGTAFGCNKISWSLTQQHDRKLAAWHNRKKTRLSTIMSGNHLAVVLDYDSGSITFSEVGPSSTLLPLHKFSTTFAQPVCLGFGLYKPELNSRVTILKKI comes from the exons TTGTCATGAGCTCCATGGAAGAAATTCACATGTGCCCCATGTGTCGTGACCTAGTCGGTCAGGCCCAGCCATTTCCCTGCGGCCACAGCTTATGTCCAGCTTGTGTACGAGACGCTTGGAGGCAGAGTGCCGGCTCGGATAGAGGAAGATTTGTGTGTTCGCTGTGTCTGGAGGAGCGAGGGGTGGTGGTCTGTGACTGCTGTTCACAAGAGGAGAGTGACGATGATCAGACATGTGCCGCTGTGAAGACCTGCCTGCGCTGTGAGGTCTCTCTGTGCGAGCAGCACCTGATACCGCATCTACAGCGGCCCGCTTACAGAACACACCTGTTAGTAGAGCCGCTGACCGACATGTCCCGCCGCAGGTGTCCCGCTCATCAGGAAGTTTTTCGTTACTACTGCATAGATGATATGGAGTACGTCTGCGCAGAATGCATCCTAGAAGGACAGCATGCTCAACACCTGGTCAAAGGGATGAGAAAGATGGAAGAGGAATATAAA GGCACACTACAGAACCGTTTCAAGAGAGCTGAAGAGAAATTAAAGCAAGGAGAACACATGCTTCAAGAACATCATAACACTTTTCACACCATCATA caGGACTCCTCTATGAGTGATGTCTCGCAGGTGTTACAGATGGGCTCGGCCCTGCAGGCTCAGGTGGACAGATTAGTGTCGGCTGTGACAAACATCACCGAGCAGGAGAGACAGCTGGCATTAGAGAGGGTTCAAGAGGATTTCAGCAGAGTGAGAGAAGACCTCAAACAAACTGAGAACATGCACAGATTCCTGGGCTCCCTGCTTGAAGAGAGCGACCCCTTCCTGTTAATCTGG GCATTTCAGTCGGAGGATTCACA GATGATGGCAGAACTCGACACGCCAGTGTTCACACCAGCTCAGCCAAACATGAACAAGAAACGTGTCATCGagaatattgaaaataaatatagagaGTTTATAGCTGAGATCCTGCGCTGCCTGGTTGAACTCAAGAGAGACCTCT TAAGCAGCCCTTTAATAATGGACAGAAACTCAGCCCATCCTCTACTAAATGTTTCCGATCATCTGCGATCAGTGACGAGGCTCAAGAAGCGTGTGTCTGTCCCTGAGCATCCTGACCGCTTCGACCACTGGTGTCAGGTGATCTCCTGTCAGATGTTTTCTTCAGGAACGCACTACTGGGAGCTGGAGGTGGAGGGTTTCTGGGATATAGCAGTGACCTACCGCAGCATAGCGAGGAAAGCCAAGGAGGGGACGGCGTTCGGCTGCAACAAG ATATCCTGGAGTCTCACACAGCAACATGACAGGAAACTCGCTGCCTGGCACAACCGAAAGAAAACTCGCCTTTCCACAATAATGTCTGGCAACCACTTGGCAGTCGTCCTGGACTATGATTCTGGCTCCATCACTTTCTCAGAGGTGGGGCCTTCATCCACGCTCCTCCCCCTGCACAAGTTCAGCACCACCTTCGCACAGCCCGTCTGCCTGGGCTTTGGCCTCTACAAACCAGAGCTGAACAGCAGGGTCACCATCCTCAAGAAGATATGA